One genomic segment of Deltaproteobacteria bacterium includes these proteins:
- a CDS encoding type II toxin-antitoxin system HicA family toxin, translated as MSRWRATKASRVFAALQRIGWAVKREAKGSHKVLAREGSPNFVWAFHDRDEIGPKMLARIAKRTGLTPEDL; from the coding sequence GTGAGCCGCTGGCGAGCAACCAAAGCGTCGCGTGTGTTCGCGGCGCTCCAGCGCATCGGCTGGGCCGTCAAGCGTGAAGCCAAGGGTTCGCACAAGGTGCTCGCGCGCGAAGGCTCCCCGAACTTCGTCTGGGCCTTCCACGACCGCGACGAGATCGGGCCAAAGATGCTTGCCCGGATCGCTAAGCGGACCGGGCTCACGCCGGAAGATCTCTGA
- a CDS encoding helix-turn-helix domain-containing protein — MADVSLGEKLKTLRREKGWSQDEFAFHAQIDGRQVSRYENDRVMPSVEVVIKMAKAYNVSLDYLLIDDAPRRPLEVTVSRLAERVMGLGTLSEEDERALLHILDSLEARSKLKELAAGVG, encoded by the coding sequence GTGGCCGACGTGTCGCTCGGCGAGAAGCTCAAGACCCTGCGCCGCGAGAAGGGCTGGTCCCAGGACGAGTTCGCCTTCCACGCCCAGATCGACGGCCGCCAGGTCAGCCGCTACGAGAACGACCGCGTGATGCCCTCCGTCGAGGTCGTCATCAAGATGGCCAAGGCCTACAACGTGAGCCTCGACTACCTGCTGATCGACGACGCCCCGCGAAGGCCGCTCGAGGTGACCGTCAGCCGCCTGGCCGAGCGGGTCATGGGCCTGGGCACGCTCTCCGAAGAGGACGAGCGGGCGCTGCTCCACATCCTCGACTCGCTCGAGGCCCGCTCCAAGCTCAAGGAGCTCGCCGCCGGCGTCGGCTGA
- a CDS encoding type II toxin-antitoxin system HicB family antitoxin, giving the protein MQTSYRVEIEQEEDGRYLAEVVDLPGVMAYGETAELALAHAQALALRVLADRLDHDEGPRGPVSVTFETASAAA; this is encoded by the coding sequence ATGCAGACGAGCTACCGCGTCGAGATCGAGCAGGAGGAGGACGGCCGCTACCTGGCCGAGGTCGTGGATCTCCCCGGCGTGATGGCCTACGGCGAGACGGCCGAGCTGGCCCTGGCTCACGCCCAGGCGCTCGCGCTGCGCGTCCTCGCCGATCGGCTCGACCATGACGAGGGGCCCCGCGGCCCCGTGAGCGTCACCTTCGAGACCGCCTCCGCCGCCGCGTGA